In one Papio anubis isolate 15944 chromosome 11, Panubis1.0, whole genome shotgun sequence genomic region, the following are encoded:
- the LOC110744056 gene encoding LOW QUALITY PROTEIN: uncharacterized protein LOC110744056 (The sequence of the model RefSeq protein was modified relative to this genomic sequence to represent the inferred CDS: deleted 1 base in 1 codon), whose amino-acid sequence MLIMAAVGHIVLCWTLAMAAVGHVVLWRMLVMAAVGHVVLWWMLAMAAVGHAVLWRMLVIPAVGHVVLWRMLVISAAGQVVLWWMLVIATVGQVVLWRMLVMAAVGHVVLWWMLVMAAVGHVVLWWMLVITTVGQVVLWRMLVMAAVGHMVLWWMLVIATVGQVVLWRMLVIPTVGQVVLWWMLVIPTVGQVVLWWMLVIPTVGHVVLCWMLVTAAAGHMVLLWVLIEFRTHVALGSLGPQHTGRSIIRGVTCSLSTAHPQL is encoded by the exons ATGCTGATTATGGCTGCTGTGGGGCACATTGTTCTCTGCTGGACGTTGGCTATGGCCGCTGTGGGGCACGTGGTTCTCTGGAGGATGCTAGTTATGGCTGCTGTGGGGCACGTGGTTCTCTGGTGGATGTTGGCTATGGCCGCTGTGGGGCACGCGGTTCTCTGGCGGATGCTGGTTATCCCCGCTGTGGGGCACGTGGTTCTCTGGCGGATGCTGGTTATCTCCGCTGCCGGGCAGGTGGTTCTCTGGTGGATGCTGGTTATCGCCACTGTGGGGCAGGTGGTTCTCTGGCGGATGCTGGTTATGGCCGCTGTGGGGCACGTGGTTCTCTGGTGGATGCTGGTTATGGCCGCTGTGGGGCACGTGGTTCTCTGGTGGATGCTGGTTATCACCACTGTGGGGCAGGTGGTTCTCTGGCGGATGCTGGTTATGGCTGCTGTGGGGCACATGGTTCTCTGGTGGATGCTGGTTATCGCCACTGTGGGGCAGGTGGTTCTCTGGCGGATGCTGGTTATCCCCACTGTGGGGCAGGTGGTTCTCTGGTGGATGCTGGTTATCCCCACTGTGGGGCAGGTGGTTCTCTGGTGGATGCTGGTTATCCCCACTGTGGGGCACGTGGTTCTCTGTTGGATGCTAGTTACTGCTGCTGCGGGGCACATGGTTCTTTTGTGGGTGCTGATTGAATTCCGGACCCATGTGGCTCTCGGCTCTCTGGGGCCACAGCACACAGGAAGGTCCATAATCAGAGGTGTGACC TGTTCCCTCTCCACTGCCCACCCCCAGCTGTGA